AAGGTTAGGAGCGATTCCGCCGGTTGTCTGTGCGCCGGAAACTGCATGGCAGGCAATACAGCTTTCTTCAAACAAGTCCTGTCCTGCTTCTGCAAGTTCTCCTGCTTCTGCAACGTCTCCTGTAGATTCCTGCATTGCTGCTACCCAGGCGTTGAATTCCACTTCACTGAGCACTTTTACTTTAAAATCCATCAAGGCGTGTGAAGGTCCGCACAATTCAGCACATTTCCCGTAAAATACGCCATCTTCAAGATCAGCTGATTCTTCATCAAATGTCAGATAAAAAGTGTTGACCCCGTCAACGTTCGCATCCACTTTTCCTCCGATGGATGGAACCCAGAACGAGTGTTTTACGTCAGCTGCAGTAAGATTGAAATAAACTGTTTCATCTGCAGGAACGACAAGCTCCTGTGCTGTGTAGATTCCAAGGTCCGGATAAGCAAATTCCCACCAGTAAAGTTTTGCGGTCACATCGACCGTCAAGCTTGCAGGCGTTCCTTCTGCATCAAGAACTCCCATGTCGTCCACGTCTTCCAATTGATATGTAATTGCTACGGTTGGAACAGCGAGGAACAGGACAATCGCAATCGGAATTGCTGTCCAGAGAAACTCAAGACGCTGGCTTCCTTCCACTTGCTCAGGCATGAAGTCGTCTCCAACTTTTTTCCGGCGGAACTTGACGATTGCTAATACATAAATAATAGTTACAACAAGTATAACAAATACCATAACGCCAGTAGACAGCAGCAATAGATCATACTGATCTTCCGCCACTTGACCGGCCGGCTGAAGGATCGATATCTGTTCTTCCCCACAGCCTGCCAGGAAGGCCGTCAGTGCAGCCAGCAATCCAAACAGTCGCCACTTTTTAAGACCTTTCATCATAGCTTTTTAAACCTCTCTTTCATATGAATAATAATGGTGCTTCACAACACTGTTCTCAGACAAACAAAGCGAAAATGATCATCGAGACAAACAGTATGGTCATGTAATTCAGCGAATAGATGAACATCTGCATTGCCCATTTTAAATCATTTTTGGCACTGAAACCGCGAAGGGCTAAAATGAGCCAGCCGATATTCAATACAGTCGCCAGGATTACGAATCCTGCACCGAGTTCCAGCAGAAGCAACGGAAGCGGGAACAGCACAAGCACCCATGCAAGCATGGATTTCTTCGTGCGTGCGAACCCTTTGATGACCGGAAGCATCGGAATTCCGGCTGCCCGGTATTCTTCCGTCCGTTTCATCGCCAGCGCATAAAAATGGGGCGGCTGCCAGGCAAACATGATCAGGAACAATGCCCATGCCCCCGGCCCGAGGGCCGGTTCGACTGCAGCCCAGCCGATTAGCGGCGGGATGGCTCCGGAAATACTGCCAACAATCGTATTGCTGACATGGCGGCGTTTTGACCACATGGAGTACAGCACCACATATGCCAGCACTCCTGCAATGCCCCACAGACCCGCAGCCACTGAAGCGGAAAACAATAAGATTTCGCCTACAACAATGAAAGACAATGCCATCGCCAGAACAGCTGACGGTTTAAATCTGCCGGTGACTGTCGGCCGCGACTTTGTCCGGGACATGACCGGATCGATATCCTGGTCAATATAATTGTTCATAGCCGCAGATCCGGCAATAATGAAAGCAGATCCTGCTATGGCGAGCACCAGAAGGTCCAATTCCTGAAGAAAATGTCTTCCTGAAAACTGGAAAGCCAGCCAGAGGCCGGTGAAAACTGTGATCAGATTGGAATTGACAATCCCAATTTTGATCAGCGCTAAAAAGTCCTGTATGAAGGTTGCAGTTTCCGTCTCCGCGGTTTGCGGTGCGGAAAGCGACCGGCCATTAGACATAGAACCTCCTCCTTTCAATGTTGTAAGCTGATTCCGCTAATCCTTACTATATCGAATTCCCACCCATATTTCTACACGCAACTAGCAATTCACAGGAAATGCGGGGATTTCGAATGATTTCGCAGGAATACATACTCTTCCATGATACAGCACGAATCTGTTTTTTTTTAGATGTAAACGATGCCTTTTTTGAACAGTTTGTGAAAGAGCAGGCAATAGTTTTGTCCATTTTCCGAAACTTACCGGTCCTGCCCGTTTTTCATTGTTTTTTAAAAGGACATTCGCTATTATCGAGTATGCGGGCATACGCCCATGCATATTAAGCAATTGGTTTGTTCAGATAGAAAAGT
Above is a genomic segment from Planococcus lenghuensis containing:
- the coxB gene encoding cytochrome c oxidase subunit II, translated to MMKGLKKWRLFGLLAALTAFLAGCGEEQISILQPAGQVAEDQYDLLLLSTGVMVFVILVVTIIYVLAIVKFRRKKVGDDFMPEQVEGSQRLEFLWTAIPIAIVLFLAVPTVAITYQLEDVDDMGVLDAEGTPASLTVDVTAKLYWWEFAYPDLGIYTAQELVVPADETVYFNLTAADVKHSFWVPSIGGKVDANVDGVNTFYLTFDEESADLEDGVFYGKCAELCGPSHALMDFKVKVLSEVEFNAWVAAMQESTGDVAEAGELAEAGQDLFEESCIACHAVSGAQTTGGIAPNLATFGDRNRIAGFLPHSEENLIKWISEPQEYKPGNLMPDPGSLPGRDGEGFTEEELNALAAYLFSLTVEEEQD
- the cyoE gene encoding heme o synthase, translating into MSNGRSLSAPQTAETETATFIQDFLALIKIGIVNSNLITVFTGLWLAFQFSGRHFLQELDLLVLAIAGSAFIIAGSAAMNNYIDQDIDPVMSRTKSRPTVTGRFKPSAVLAMALSFIVVGEILLFSASVAAGLWGIAGVLAYVVLYSMWSKRRHVSNTIVGSISGAIPPLIGWAAVEPALGPGAWALFLIMFAWQPPHFYALAMKRTEEYRAAGIPMLPVIKGFARTKKSMLAWVLVLFPLPLLLLELGAGFVILATVLNIGWLILALRGFSAKNDLKWAMQMFIYSLNYMTILFVSMIIFALFV